The genomic DNA CTCGATGATCGCCCCATGTTCTACATCTTCCGCTCGCTCGACAGCGACGCGGCCGATTGGCGTGAAGCGATCGCCGAGATTCGCGGCACCGAATATGACAGTGTCGTACTTGCCCAGACCTCCGACCTGACCGTCGTCGTCGACGGTGATTTCGACGGCGGCTATACGTATGACACCATCCCGCTCTTCGAATCCGAAGAACGCCGACGACTGCTGCTGATTGATGTCGCCGAGCAATTCGAGGAAGAAGGGAAAATTTACGTGCCCTCGATCGGTCCTGGCTACGTCGAAGACCGTGCCGTGCCCGACGGCATCACCCCCGACATGCATGTGCAGACGCGAGATGACAATACTGGCCGAACTTATGAGGCATCATGGCAGGACGTCATTGAAGCCAATGCTCCCTACGTCAGCATCACATCATTCAACGAATGGCATGAAGGCAGCCAGATCGAACCCGCTGTGCCGAAGGCGACCGACACATACACGTACCAGGATTATGGCGACCTCGACCCGCGTTTCTATCTGCACCAGACTGCCAAGTGGGTCAAGCAGTACGAAGCTCACCGCCGCGCGAACGCCGATGAGTAACGCCGCCAAGTATTTTTCCAGTATGGCGGACGCCGCGCTCACCGACAGGGCCGACGGCCCACGCGTCCATTTTGTAAGAGTACTGCTCACCCTCAGGGAGTGATCTGTCCATGCCCAAAACCACGACAAGCGAAAACAAATTCCCCAGTTGGTGCGAGGTGTCTCACTACGGCATCGCCCGCCACGAACCTGGCGCGGAGATCGAACTGCACTTTCACGACTGCAATGAATGCTGGATCATCATCGAAGGCCGAGGCATTGCCACCAGTGAAGGCAAGACGTACGAACTGGGCCCCGGCGACATGCTCATGACCCGAGCCGGCGATGAGCACGCCATGAAGGTCACGGAGAAAATGACGACCGTGTTTCTCTACGGCGTCATGCCCCCGGGCGGACGCATCGGGCATCTGCACCGTGGCGTTGATCAACCTTTGCCGTAGGCAACCGCCCCGTCGATGGATCAGGCGTACGTGGCGCATGAGGCTGAGTTCGTGAGCCGACAATGCGTTCCTTGGATACGCTGCTTGCCGGCATAGATGAGGAGCGACCAACCCCTGCTCAGATCTGCTGGCCGGCATCGTCGAAGCGGAAGTCGGCTGGGTTCAGGTCATGCTTTTTCAAGAGCCGATAGAGCGTGCCGCGCGGCACCTTCGCCTCGCCCACCGCGGCGACCACGTCGCCCTGGTGACGCTGCATCAGTTGCGCCAGGTATTGCCGTTCGAAATCGGTGACGTGCTGATCGCGAAGCTCGAACAGGCCGTGGTCCTTGCCGCACCCGACGTCGCCGGCGGCGATGACGAGTTCCGTCGGCAAGTCATCGGGCCGCAGTTCGCTGTCGCGAGTCATCGCCAAGGCGCGGCGGATCGCGTTCTGCAATTCCCGCACATTGCCCGGCCAGCGGTAGCTGCACAAAACTTCAAGCGCCTCCGGCGTAATGTTGATCTGCTTGTGTCCCATCTCGCCGGCGTGTCGCTGCACAAAATGCCTGGCCAGCAGCGCAATGTCTTCCGCCCGGTCGCGCAGCGGCGGCAGATCGATCCGGGCGACATTGATGCGGTAAAACAGGTCGGCACGGAACCGCTGCTCGGCGATCTCCTGCTCCAGGTTCAGCGAGGTGGCGGCAATGACGCGCACGTCCAGTTCAATTTCCTGCGTGCCACCGACCCGCCGAATGCGCCGCTCCTGCAAGGCTCGCAATAGCTTGGCCTGGAGGTTGATCGGCAACTGCCCGATTTCGTCAAGGAAGAACGTGCCGCCGTCGGCAAATTCCATCAGGCCGAGGCTGCGCGTGTCCGCGCCGGAGAATGCACCGCGCTCGTGGCCGAAGAATTCGCTTTCCAGTAAGGCCTCGGGAATTGCGCCACAGTCGACGGGCACGAAGCGATTATCCTTGCGCCCGCTTTGCTGGTGAATGCTGCGTGCGACCAGTTCCTTGCCCGTTCCGGTTTCGCCGAGGATGAGTACGTCGACATCGTTGGGGGCGACGCGCTGCACGGTGTCGAACACACGTCGCATCGGTTCGCTGCAGCCAATCATGTCGCCGAAGCGGTTGCTTCGTTCAACCTGGCGTTGGAGCAGGTTGTTCTCTTCGCGGAGTCGGCGTTGTTCGAGCAATCGGCGAACGGTGGCGCGCAGGTCGTCGGGCAGGAAGGGCTTGGTGAGATAGTCGGCCGCGCCGAGTTTCATGCTTTCGACCGCTGTCTCGACCGTCGGAAAGGCGGTGAGCATGAGCACGACGAGGTTCGGGTCGTGTCGGCGGGCGATGCGCAGCAAGTCCACGCCATGGATGTCGGGCATGCGGATGTCGGTAATCAGCAGGTCCCAACTTTCCTCGCCGGTCAGCCGTTTCACGGCCTGGTTGCCGTTGGACTCCACAGCCACTTCGACATCGTCCAGCTTCGCCAGCGTATCGGCGCAGACTTCGAGCATGCCCGGCTCATCGTCCACGATGAACACTTTCGCTTTATGCATTGGTGCGATTCTCCCTGTCGGCGTCGATCGGCAGTTCCACGAAGACCTTTGCGCCGTCGCCGGGCTCGCTCTTGAGGTGAATGCGTCCGCCGTGACTGCGGATCAGCCCGGCACAGATGGACAGGCCCAGGCCCGTCCCCTTGCCATCGGTTTTGGTCGTATAGAACGGCTCGAACACCTGTTCTTGAATGGTCTCGGGAATGCCGACACCGGTGTCGGCCACGCTCAACACGAGTTGCGGCGGCGAAGCGTCGGCCGCATCACCGTTGCGCCGTTCGCCGGTGATGGTCAGCCGCCCCCCATCGGGCATCGCGTCCAGTGCGTTCAGCAGCAGATTGAGGAATACCTGCTGGATTTCGCCGGCGTTGGCGTGAACCGTCGGCATCACGTCGGGCAACTGGTCGTCGATCACGATGCTAAGGTTGCGGGCCCGGTGATCTATCGTGTGAATGGCGCTGCGGATCGGCTGGCGGACGTCGATCGGCTGGCGCGTCGCCGGTGAGGGTCGGCAATACGACAATAATCCCTGAGCGATCTGGGCCACGCGGTCCGCCAGTTCCGCGATCTTGGCCAGTTCCTCCCGGACCTTGGTCGGCATTTGCTGGGCATCGTCTTCGATGAGCAGGCGCGCCTTGGCGCTGATAATGGCAATGGGATTGTTCACCTCGTGGGCGACCTGCCCGGCCAGTTCACCCACCGCCGCGAGTTTGCCGGCCCGAATCAGGCGAGACTGGAGTTCATGTTGCTCGGTGACGTCATGAGCCAATGAGACGACATGACTGGGCTGGCCGTCCTTGCCGCTGAGCGGGGCCGTGGTGATCTGGAAAATACGTGGGCCAGCGTCATTTTCGCCCGCCGGGAGCGTGACTTCAATCGTGCGCCGTTGCCCGTCATGGAGAGCTTGCCGTGCGGGGGCGTCGTCGTCACAGCCGCAACGCTTGGCGACCGTGTCGACCGACGTGCCCTGGAACCATGTCCGCCAGCGCTGGTTGGTCCAGTACGGGTCGGCCTGACGGTTGCACACGCACAGGCCGGTCTCGGTGGTTTCCAAAGCTTGTTCCACGAGTTTCCGATGCGCCATCGCCTGCTCGGCGAGGTCGGCCAGTTGCGTTTCATCCTGGCGCATCCGTTCGCCGAGCGTGCTGACGAAGTAGGCGGCGAGGAACAGGATGACCGCGTGAAGACTGACGTGGCTGATCACGTACATCGGCTGATGGGCGGCATGGGGCAGATGTTCCGCTTCGTAGTGCGGGAAAATCTCCAGCGAGTAATGCGGCAAGACGCCGGTGGCTTCGCCGCTTGCCAGCAGCGCGAACAGCACACTGCCGGTGGTGGCCACCGCATAGCAATGCGCCCGACTGAGCACAATGCCGGCGATGATGACGTGAAAGAGCATCAATGGCGAAAGCGGATTCTCCACCCCGCCGGAAAGATGGAGCAGCAGGGTGAGAATGACCAGGTCGCCGTACGCCTGCATCGGCAGAAGGAAACGCGGCAGCGGATTCAGCCGCTGGAGATACATGTAGGCCAGATTCAGAATTGCCGTGACGATGATGACCACAACCAACGGCCACCAGACTTGCTCCGGCAGCAGGTGCAATACCCGAACGACGAGGTAGGCCAACACGATGGCAACGAGCACAGCGATCCATCGCATGACGATGAACCAGCGGGCGAAGTTGCGCTCGCGCTGCTGACGCGTGGGGCGTTCGCCCTGCGTCGA from Phycisphaerales bacterium AB-hyl4 includes the following:
- a CDS encoding cupin domain-containing protein, with product MPKTTTSENKFPSWCEVSHYGIARHEPGAEIELHFHDCNECWIIIEGRGIATSEGKTYELGPGDMLMTRAGDEHAMKVTEKMTTVFLYGVMPPGGRIGHLHRGVDQPLP
- a CDS encoding sigma-54-dependent transcriptional regulator, with amino-acid sequence MHKAKVFIVDDEPGMLEVCADTLAKLDDVEVAVESNGNQAVKRLTGEESWDLLITDIRMPDIHGVDLLRIARRHDPNLVVLMLTAFPTVETAVESMKLGAADYLTKPFLPDDLRATVRRLLEQRRLREENNLLQRQVERSNRFGDMIGCSEPMRRVFDTVQRVAPNDVDVLILGETGTGKELVARSIHQQSGRKDNRFVPVDCGAIPEALLESEFFGHERGAFSGADTRSLGLMEFADGGTFFLDEIGQLPINLQAKLLRALQERRIRRVGGTQEIELDVRVIAATSLNLEQEIAEQRFRADLFYRINVARIDLPPLRDRAEDIALLARHFVQRHAGEMGHKQINITPEALEVLCSYRWPGNVRELQNAIRRALAMTRDSELRPDDLPTELVIAAGDVGCGKDHGLFELRDQHVTDFERQYLAQLMQRHQGDVVAAVGEAKVPRGTLYRLLKKHDLNPADFRFDDAGQQI
- a CDS encoding ATP-binding protein, translated to MTNPPPLDQSLQARHRRAMFVAAGVVAALFIVYEIVERFWLQGFDVGTLHLLHRVRGVTVALIAAALVGWLIVRASPSLLVRPPHAAASTQGERPTRQQRERNFARWFIVMRWIAVLVAIVLAYLVVRVLHLLPEQVWWPLVVVIIVTAILNLAYMYLQRLNPLPRFLLPMQAYGDLVILTLLLHLSGGVENPLSPLMLFHVIIAGIVLSRAHCYAVATTGSVLFALLASGEATGVLPHYSLEIFPHYEAEHLPHAAHQPMYVISHVSLHAVILFLAAYFVSTLGERMRQDETQLADLAEQAMAHRKLVEQALETTETGLCVCNRQADPYWTNQRWRTWFQGTSVDTVAKRCGCDDDAPARQALHDGQRRTIEVTLPAGENDAGPRIFQITTAPLSGKDGQPSHVVSLAHDVTEQHELQSRLIRAGKLAAVGELAGQVAHEVNNPIAIISAKARLLIEDDAQQMPTKVREELAKIAELADRVAQIAQGLLSYCRPSPATRQPIDVRQPIRSAIHTIDHRARNLSIVIDDQLPDVMPTVHANAGEIQQVFLNLLLNALDAMPDGGRLTITGERRNGDAADASPPQLVLSVADTGVGIPETIQEQVFEPFYTTKTDGKGTGLGLSICAGLIRSHGGRIHLKSEPGDGAKVFVELPIDADRENRTNA